In the genome of Manis javanica isolate MJ-LG chromosome 17, MJ_LKY, whole genome shotgun sequence, one region contains:
- the TRADD gene encoding tumor necrosis factor receptor type 1-associated DEATH domain protein isoform X3: MEYADWPGKMTVEPKGLEKWVGSAYLFVESSLDKVVLSDAYAHPQQKMAVYRALRTALAEIGGSPDVPQMLKIHRNDPQLIVQLRFCGRQLCGRFLRAYREGALHAVLQGCLAAVLALRSVPLQLELRAGAERLDALLADEERCLSCIFAQKPDRLRDEELAELEDAFQSLTCSSGSQGGDVEVAPAPTPSEKPPSSGQTFLFQGQPVVNRPLSLQDQQTFARSVGLKWRKVGRSLQRGCPALRDPALDSLAYEYEREGLYEQAFQLLRRFVQAEGRRATLQRLVEALEENELTSLAENLLGLVNPDGGLA, encoded by the exons ATGGAATATGCAGATTGGCCAG GCAAGATGACAGTTGAGCCAAAAGGGCTCGAGAAGTGGGTGGGCAGCGCCTACCTGTTTGTGGAGTCCTCACTGGATAAGGTAGTTCTCTCGGATGCCTATGCTCACCCTCAACAGAAGATGGCGGTATACAGGGCTCTCAGGACTGCACTGGCAG AGATCGGCGGGAGCCCCGACGTGCCACAGATGCTCAAGATCCACCGCAACGACCCGCAGCTGATTGTGCAGCTGCGTTTTTGCGGGCGTCAGCTCTGCGGCCGCTTCCTCCGCGCCTACCGCGAGGGGGCGCTGCACGCCGTGCTGCAAGGGTGCTTGGCAGCGGTGCTTGCCCTGCGCTCGGTGCCCTTGCAACTGGAGCTGCGCGCCGGCGCGGAACGGCTGGACGCCTTGCTGGCGGATGAGGAACGCTGTTTGAGTTGTATCTTCGCTCAGAAG CCCGACCGGCTCCGCGACGAGGAACTCGCTGAGCTGGAGGATGCATTCCAGAGTCTGACGTGCAGCTCGGGCAGCCAGGGCGGCGACGTGGAGGTCGCTCCGGCCCCCACTCCATCAGAAAAGCCACCGTCATCCGGCCAGACTTTTCTGTTCCAGGGTCAGCCCGTAG TGAACCGACCGCTGAGCCTGCAGGACCAACAGACGTTTGCGCGCTCAGTGGGCCTTAAATGGCGCAAGGTGGGGCGCTCCCTGCAGCGCGGCTGTCCTGCCCTGCGGGACCCGGCGCTCGACTCACTGGCCTATGAGTATGAGCGCGAAGGGCTGTACGAGCAGGCGTTCCAGCTGCTGCGGCGCTTCGTGCAGGCCGAGGGCCGCCGCGCCACGCTGCAGCGCCTAGTGGAGGCGCTCGAGGAGAACGAGCTTACCAGCCTGGCAGAGAACTTGCTGGGCCTGGTGAATCCCGATGGCGGCCTGGCCTAG
- the FBXL8 gene encoding F-box/LRR-repeat protein 8 isoform X1 — MAEPGEQLPEEVLALIFRYLPLRDRAAAARVCIAWATAATCSAVWHDTNISCDCELKDMLSPYLSACLNHVHNLRLEFEPSRVQSRQAATELLTALAGCVSDPGLRSLRLECHGEKPLFDAGLDVLQAVHAICRASRTLHHLDLRLLPFTLDDALVLQTAHCCPELRSLFLNNRTLVGSVGPESVLELLKACPRLCALGLHLASLSHTALKALAAPDREPFVLLALRCACPEDARAPTLPDEAWIELRSRHPGLAVELELEPALPSESVMRILQPSVPVAALHLSLSGDTVGSVRFAACHYAATLRILEVRAAASTQLDDTLELLAARCVGLREVHCFCVVRPSVLHAFHAHCPRLRSYTLKLTREPHPWRPTLVCGMGQSPPIQADAWP, encoded by the exons ATGGCTGAGCCTGGAGAGCAACTGCCAGAGGAGGTGCTAGCGCTAATTTTCCGTTACCTGCCCCTGAGGGACCGAGCTGCTGCAGCCAGGGTCTGCATAGCCTGGGCTACTGCTGCCACCTGCAGCGCCGTGTGGCATGACACGAACATCAG TTGCGACTGTGAACTAAAAGACATGCTGTCACCGTATCTGTCCGCCTGCCTGAACCATGTTCACAACTTACGGCTGGAATTTGAACCGTCGAGGGTGCAGAGCCGACAGGCGGCAACCGAATTGCTGACCGCACTGGCGGGCTGCGTTAGTGACCCAGGGCTTCGAAGCCTGCGTCTAGAGTGCCACGGAGAGAAGCCACTCTTCGATGCGGGACTCGACGTCCTGCAGGCCGTGCACGCCATCTGTCGGGCTTCCCGCACGTTGCACCACCTCGACCTGCGGCTCTTGCCCTTCACGCTGGACGATGCGTTGGTCCTGCAGACGGCACACTGCTGCCCCGAACTGCGCAGCCTTTTCCTGAACAACCGTACTTTGGTGGGCAGTGTGGGGCCTGAATCCGTGCTGGAGCTCCTAAAGGCCTGCCCGCGCCTCTGCGCCCTCGGACTGCACCTGGCCAGCCTGTCGCATACCGCCCTCAAGGCGCTGGCGGCACCCGACCGTGAGCCTTTTGTTCTCCTGGCCCTGCGGTGCGCCTGCCCCGAGGATGCCCGCGCGCCCACCCTGCCCGACGAAGCGTGGATCGAATTGCGCTCCCGCCACCCCGGACTTGCGGTGGAACTGGAGCTGGAGCCGGCCCTGCCTTCTGAGAGCGTGATGCGGATACTGCAGCCTTCTGTTCCAGTGGCTGCACTGCACCTCAGCCTCTCTGGGGACACTGTAGGCTCGGTGCGGTTTGCAGCGTGCCACTATGCCGCAACCTTGCGCATACTCGAGGTGcgcgccgccgcctccacccaaCTGGACGACACGCTGGAATTACTTGCGGCGCGCTGCGTGGGCCTGCGCGAAGTGCACTGCTTCTGCGTGGTGCGACCCTCCGTGCTGCACGCCTTCCACGCACATTGCCCGCGCCTGCGCAGCTACACTCTCAAACTAACGCGGGAGCCACATCCTTGGCGGCCCACGCTAGTGTGCGGGATGGGGCAATCCCCGCCCATTCAAGCAGACGCATGGCCTTGA
- the TRADD gene encoding tumor necrosis factor receptor type 1-associated DEATH domain protein isoform X5, which translates to MLKIHRNDPQLIVQLRFCGRQLCGRFLRAYREGALHAVLQGCLAAVLALRSVPLQLELRAGAERLDALLADEERCLSCIFAQKPDRLRDEELAELEDAFQSLTCSSGSQGGDVEVAPAPTPSEKPPSSGQTFLFQGQPVVNRPLSLQDQQTFARSVGLKWRKVGRSLQRGCPALRDPALDSLAYEYEREGLYEQAFQLLRRFVQAEGRRATLQRLVEALEENELTSLAENLLGLVNPDGGLA; encoded by the exons ATGCTCAAGATCCACCGCAACGACCCGCAGCTGATTGTGCAGCTGCGTTTTTGCGGGCGTCAGCTCTGCGGCCGCTTCCTCCGCGCCTACCGCGAGGGGGCGCTGCACGCCGTGCTGCAAGGGTGCTTGGCAGCGGTGCTTGCCCTGCGCTCGGTGCCCTTGCAACTGGAGCTGCGCGCCGGCGCGGAACGGCTGGACGCCTTGCTGGCGGATGAGGAACGCTGTTTGAGTTGTATCTTCGCTCAGAAG CCCGACCGGCTCCGCGACGAGGAACTCGCTGAGCTGGAGGATGCATTCCAGAGTCTGACGTGCAGCTCGGGCAGCCAGGGCGGCGACGTGGAGGTCGCTCCGGCCCCCACTCCATCAGAAAAGCCACCGTCATCCGGCCAGACTTTTCTGTTCCAGGGTCAGCCCGTAG TGAACCGACCGCTGAGCCTGCAGGACCAACAGACGTTTGCGCGCTCAGTGGGCCTTAAATGGCGCAAGGTGGGGCGCTCCCTGCAGCGCGGCTGTCCTGCCCTGCGGGACCCGGCGCTCGACTCACTGGCCTATGAGTATGAGCGCGAAGGGCTGTACGAGCAGGCGTTCCAGCTGCTGCGGCGCTTCGTGCAGGCCGAGGGCCGCCGCGCCACGCTGCAGCGCCTAGTGGAGGCGCTCGAGGAGAACGAGCTTACCAGCCTGGCAGAGAACTTGCTGGGCCTGGTGAATCCCGATGGCGGCCTGGCCTAG
- the B3GNT9 gene encoding UDP-GlcNAc:betaGal beta-1,3-N-acetylglucosaminyltransferase 9 yields the protein MRRRLRLRGDASLTLLLGAVLGLLLYAQREGAGPTTSAPRAQGVAAPGSSPQLRAFQALDAGIVPPVYEEDTPEPPTPTGPFDFGRYLRAKDQRRFPLLIDQPHKCQGYGAPGGGPDLLIAVKSVAADFQRRQAVRQTWGAEGRVQGALVRRVFLLGVPRGAGTEGAEAEGAGTPTHWRALLRAESRAYADILLWAFDDTFFNLTLKEIHFLAWASAYCPNVRFVFKGDSDVFVHVGNLLQFLAPRDPAQDLLAGDVIVQARPIRARASKYYIPEAVYGLPAYPAYAGGGGFVLSGATLRRLAGACAQVELFPIDDVFLGMCLQRLRLTPESHPAFRTFGIPRPSAAPHLHTFDPCFYRELVVVHGLSAADIWLMWHLLHGPHGPACAHPRPVAAGPFQWGP from the coding sequence ATGAGGCGGAGGCTGCGCCTACGCGGGGACGCGTCGCTCACGCTGCTTCTCGGCGCCGTCCTCGGCCTTCTGCTCTATGCGCAGCGCGAAGGCGCGGGTCCGACGACGAGCGCGCCGCGAGCACAAGGTGTGGCAGCCCCAGGATCCAGCCCGCAGCTCCGCGCCTTTCAGGCACTGGATGCGGGCATAGTCCCGCCGGTCTACGAAGAGGACACGCCGGAGCCGCCCACGCCAACCGGACCCTTTGACTTCGGCCGCTACCTGCGCGCGAAGGACCAGCGACGCTTCCCCCTGCTCATTGACCAGCCACACAAGTGCCAAGGATATGGCGCCCCCGGCGGCGGACCCGACCTGCTCATCGCTGTCAAGTCAGTGGCGGCTGACTTCCAGCGGCGCCAAGCCGTGCGCCAGACGTGGGGTGCTGAGGGTCGCGTGCAGGGGGCGCTGGTGCGCCGTGTGTTCTTACTGGGCGTGCCCAGGGGTGCGGGCACAGAGGGGGCGGAGGCGGAGGGGGCAGGCACGCCAACGCATTGGAGGGCCCTGCTGCGTGCTGAGAGCCGAGCTTACGCGGACATCCTGCTTTGGGCCTTTGATGACACTTTCTTCAACCTAACGCTCAAGGAAATCCACTTTCTGGCCTGGGCCTCAGCCTACTGCCCTAACGTGCGCTTCGTTTTTAAGGGCGACTCGGACGTGTTTGTCCACGTGGGAAACCTACTGCAGTTCCTGGCACCCCGTGACCCTGCACAGGACCTGCTTGCGGGTGACGTGATCGTGCAAGCACGGCCAATACGAGCGCGGGCCAGCAAATACTACATCCCGGAAGCTGTGTACGGCCTGCCTGCCTACCCTGCCTACGCAGGTGGCGGTGGCTTCGTGCTTTCGGGAGCCACATTGCGCCGTCTGGCCGGTGCCTGTGCACAGGTTGAGCTTTTCCCCATCGACGACGTCTTTCTGGGCATGTGTCTACAGCGCCTGCGGCTCACCCCTGAGTCTCACCCTGCTTTCCGTACCTTTGGCATCCCCCGGCCTTCAGCTGCACCTCACTTACACACCTTTGACCCCTGCTTTTACCGTGAGCTGGTTGTAGTGCACGGGCTCTCTGCTGCAGACATCTGGCTTATGTGGCACCTGCTGCATGGGCCACACGGGCCAGCCTGTGCACATCCACGACCTGTTGCTGCTGGCCCCTTCCAGTGGGGCCCCTAG
- the TRADD gene encoding tumor necrosis factor receptor type 1-associated DEATH domain protein isoform X1, whose product MSPVGCGTLAPSRMKISSVSFGKMTVEPKGLEKWVGSAYLFVESSLDKVVLSDAYAHPQQKMAVYRALRTALAEIGGSPDVPQMLKIHRNDPQLIVQLRFCGRQLCGRFLRAYREGALHAVLQGCLAAVLALRSVPLQLELRAGAERLDALLADEERCLSCIFAQKPDRLRDEELAELEDAFQSLTCSSGSQGGDVEVAPAPTPSEKPPSSGQTFLFQGQPVVNRPLSLQDQQTFARSVGLKWRKVGRSLQRGCPALRDPALDSLAYEYEREGLYEQAFQLLRRFVQAEGRRATLQRLVEALEENELTSLAENLLGLVNPDGGLA is encoded by the exons ATGAGTCCTGTTGGCTGTGGGACATTGGCACCATCCAGGATGAAAATATCTTCTGTCAGCTTTG GCAAGATGACAGTTGAGCCAAAAGGGCTCGAGAAGTGGGTGGGCAGCGCCTACCTGTTTGTGGAGTCCTCACTGGATAAGGTAGTTCTCTCGGATGCCTATGCTCACCCTCAACAGAAGATGGCGGTATACAGGGCTCTCAGGACTGCACTGGCAG AGATCGGCGGGAGCCCCGACGTGCCACAGATGCTCAAGATCCACCGCAACGACCCGCAGCTGATTGTGCAGCTGCGTTTTTGCGGGCGTCAGCTCTGCGGCCGCTTCCTCCGCGCCTACCGCGAGGGGGCGCTGCACGCCGTGCTGCAAGGGTGCTTGGCAGCGGTGCTTGCCCTGCGCTCGGTGCCCTTGCAACTGGAGCTGCGCGCCGGCGCGGAACGGCTGGACGCCTTGCTGGCGGATGAGGAACGCTGTTTGAGTTGTATCTTCGCTCAGAAG CCCGACCGGCTCCGCGACGAGGAACTCGCTGAGCTGGAGGATGCATTCCAGAGTCTGACGTGCAGCTCGGGCAGCCAGGGCGGCGACGTGGAGGTCGCTCCGGCCCCCACTCCATCAGAAAAGCCACCGTCATCCGGCCAGACTTTTCTGTTCCAGGGTCAGCCCGTAG TGAACCGACCGCTGAGCCTGCAGGACCAACAGACGTTTGCGCGCTCAGTGGGCCTTAAATGGCGCAAGGTGGGGCGCTCCCTGCAGCGCGGCTGTCCTGCCCTGCGGGACCCGGCGCTCGACTCACTGGCCTATGAGTATGAGCGCGAAGGGCTGTACGAGCAGGCGTTCCAGCTGCTGCGGCGCTTCGTGCAGGCCGAGGGCCGCCGCGCCACGCTGCAGCGCCTAGTGGAGGCGCTCGAGGAGAACGAGCTTACCAGCCTGGCAGAGAACTTGCTGGGCCTGGTGAATCCCGATGGCGGCCTGGCCTAG
- the TRADD gene encoding tumor necrosis factor receptor type 1-associated DEATH domain protein isoform X2, whose protein sequence is MGCFHGRRERGKMTVEPKGLEKWVGSAYLFVESSLDKVVLSDAYAHPQQKMAVYRALRTALAEIGGSPDVPQMLKIHRNDPQLIVQLRFCGRQLCGRFLRAYREGALHAVLQGCLAAVLALRSVPLQLELRAGAERLDALLADEERCLSCIFAQKPDRLRDEELAELEDAFQSLTCSSGSQGGDVEVAPAPTPSEKPPSSGQTFLFQGQPVVNRPLSLQDQQTFARSVGLKWRKVGRSLQRGCPALRDPALDSLAYEYEREGLYEQAFQLLRRFVQAEGRRATLQRLVEALEENELTSLAENLLGLVNPDGGLA, encoded by the exons ATGGGCTGTTTCCATGGAAGGCGGGAGAGAG GCAAGATGACAGTTGAGCCAAAAGGGCTCGAGAAGTGGGTGGGCAGCGCCTACCTGTTTGTGGAGTCCTCACTGGATAAGGTAGTTCTCTCGGATGCCTATGCTCACCCTCAACAGAAGATGGCGGTATACAGGGCTCTCAGGACTGCACTGGCAG AGATCGGCGGGAGCCCCGACGTGCCACAGATGCTCAAGATCCACCGCAACGACCCGCAGCTGATTGTGCAGCTGCGTTTTTGCGGGCGTCAGCTCTGCGGCCGCTTCCTCCGCGCCTACCGCGAGGGGGCGCTGCACGCCGTGCTGCAAGGGTGCTTGGCAGCGGTGCTTGCCCTGCGCTCGGTGCCCTTGCAACTGGAGCTGCGCGCCGGCGCGGAACGGCTGGACGCCTTGCTGGCGGATGAGGAACGCTGTTTGAGTTGTATCTTCGCTCAGAAG CCCGACCGGCTCCGCGACGAGGAACTCGCTGAGCTGGAGGATGCATTCCAGAGTCTGACGTGCAGCTCGGGCAGCCAGGGCGGCGACGTGGAGGTCGCTCCGGCCCCCACTCCATCAGAAAAGCCACCGTCATCCGGCCAGACTTTTCTGTTCCAGGGTCAGCCCGTAG TGAACCGACCGCTGAGCCTGCAGGACCAACAGACGTTTGCGCGCTCAGTGGGCCTTAAATGGCGCAAGGTGGGGCGCTCCCTGCAGCGCGGCTGTCCTGCCCTGCGGGACCCGGCGCTCGACTCACTGGCCTATGAGTATGAGCGCGAAGGGCTGTACGAGCAGGCGTTCCAGCTGCTGCGGCGCTTCGTGCAGGCCGAGGGCCGCCGCGCCACGCTGCAGCGCCTAGTGGAGGCGCTCGAGGAGAACGAGCTTACCAGCCTGGCAGAGAACTTGCTGGGCCTGGTGAATCCCGATGGCGGCCTGGCCTAG
- the TRADD gene encoding tumor necrosis factor receptor type 1-associated DEATH domain protein isoform X4, translated as MTVEPKGLEKWVGSAYLFVESSLDKVVLSDAYAHPQQKMAVYRALRTALAEIGGSPDVPQMLKIHRNDPQLIVQLRFCGRQLCGRFLRAYREGALHAVLQGCLAAVLALRSVPLQLELRAGAERLDALLADEERCLSCIFAQKPDRLRDEELAELEDAFQSLTCSSGSQGGDVEVAPAPTPSEKPPSSGQTFLFQGQPVVNRPLSLQDQQTFARSVGLKWRKVGRSLQRGCPALRDPALDSLAYEYEREGLYEQAFQLLRRFVQAEGRRATLQRLVEALEENELTSLAENLLGLVNPDGGLA; from the exons ATGACAGTTGAGCCAAAAGGGCTCGAGAAGTGGGTGGGCAGCGCCTACCTGTTTGTGGAGTCCTCACTGGATAAGGTAGTTCTCTCGGATGCCTATGCTCACCCTCAACAGAAGATGGCGGTATACAGGGCTCTCAGGACTGCACTGGCAG AGATCGGCGGGAGCCCCGACGTGCCACAGATGCTCAAGATCCACCGCAACGACCCGCAGCTGATTGTGCAGCTGCGTTTTTGCGGGCGTCAGCTCTGCGGCCGCTTCCTCCGCGCCTACCGCGAGGGGGCGCTGCACGCCGTGCTGCAAGGGTGCTTGGCAGCGGTGCTTGCCCTGCGCTCGGTGCCCTTGCAACTGGAGCTGCGCGCCGGCGCGGAACGGCTGGACGCCTTGCTGGCGGATGAGGAACGCTGTTTGAGTTGTATCTTCGCTCAGAAG CCCGACCGGCTCCGCGACGAGGAACTCGCTGAGCTGGAGGATGCATTCCAGAGTCTGACGTGCAGCTCGGGCAGCCAGGGCGGCGACGTGGAGGTCGCTCCGGCCCCCACTCCATCAGAAAAGCCACCGTCATCCGGCCAGACTTTTCTGTTCCAGGGTCAGCCCGTAG TGAACCGACCGCTGAGCCTGCAGGACCAACAGACGTTTGCGCGCTCAGTGGGCCTTAAATGGCGCAAGGTGGGGCGCTCCCTGCAGCGCGGCTGTCCTGCCCTGCGGGACCCGGCGCTCGACTCACTGGCCTATGAGTATGAGCGCGAAGGGCTGTACGAGCAGGCGTTCCAGCTGCTGCGGCGCTTCGTGCAGGCCGAGGGCCGCCGCGCCACGCTGCAGCGCCTAGTGGAGGCGCTCGAGGAGAACGAGCTTACCAGCCTGGCAGAGAACTTGCTGGGCCTGGTGAATCCCGATGGCGGCCTGGCCTAG
- the FBXL8 gene encoding F-box/LRR-repeat protein 8 isoform X2, whose amino-acid sequence MAEPGEQLPEEVLALIFRYLPLRDRAAAARVCIAWATAATCSAVWHDTNISCDCELKDMLSPYLSACLNHVHNLRLEFEPSRVQSRQAATELLTALAGCVSDPGLRSLRLECHGEKPLFDAGLDVLQAVHAICRASRTLHHLDLRLLPFTLDDALVLQTAHCCPELRSLFLNNRTLVGSVGPESVLELLKACPRLCALGLHLASLSHTALKALAAPDREPFVLLALRCACPEDARAPTLPDEAWIELRSRHPGLAVELELEPALPSESVMRILQPSVPVAALHLSLSGDTVGSVRFAACHYAATLRILEGLGPVDGVGTSLGRPVSTQCSQHLQTPAVHTVLCHPPLTPFLCKRSASSAAARRGGREGTGAGWASGVSVK is encoded by the exons ATGGCTGAGCCTGGAGAGCAACTGCCAGAGGAGGTGCTAGCGCTAATTTTCCGTTACCTGCCCCTGAGGGACCGAGCTGCTGCAGCCAGGGTCTGCATAGCCTGGGCTACTGCTGCCACCTGCAGCGCCGTGTGGCATGACACGAACATCAG TTGCGACTGTGAACTAAAAGACATGCTGTCACCGTATCTGTCCGCCTGCCTGAACCATGTTCACAACTTACGGCTGGAATTTGAACCGTCGAGGGTGCAGAGCCGACAGGCGGCAACCGAATTGCTGACCGCACTGGCGGGCTGCGTTAGTGACCCAGGGCTTCGAAGCCTGCGTCTAGAGTGCCACGGAGAGAAGCCACTCTTCGATGCGGGACTCGACGTCCTGCAGGCCGTGCACGCCATCTGTCGGGCTTCCCGCACGTTGCACCACCTCGACCTGCGGCTCTTGCCCTTCACGCTGGACGATGCGTTGGTCCTGCAGACGGCACACTGCTGCCCCGAACTGCGCAGCCTTTTCCTGAACAACCGTACTTTGGTGGGCAGTGTGGGGCCTGAATCCGTGCTGGAGCTCCTAAAGGCCTGCCCGCGCCTCTGCGCCCTCGGACTGCACCTGGCCAGCCTGTCGCATACCGCCCTCAAGGCGCTGGCGGCACCCGACCGTGAGCCTTTTGTTCTCCTGGCCCTGCGGTGCGCCTGCCCCGAGGATGCCCGCGCGCCCACCCTGCCCGACGAAGCGTGGATCGAATTGCGCTCCCGCCACCCCGGACTTGCGGTGGAACTGGAGCTGGAGCCGGCCCTGCCTTCTGAGAGCGTGATGCGGATACTGCAGCCTTCTGTTCCAGTGGCTGCACTGCACCTCAGCCTCTCTGGGGACACTGTAGGCTCGGTGCGGTTTGCAGCGTGCCACTATGCCGCAACCTTGCGCATACTCGAG GGATTGGGGCCTGTGGATGGCGTTGGGACCAGCCTGGGTCGCCCTGTGTCCACTCAGTGCTCTCAACATCTGCAGACGCCCGCCGTCCACACTGTGCTGTGTCATCCTCCTCTAACCCCATTCCTCTGCAAACGCAGCGCTAGCTCCGCGGCCGCGCGGCGTGGGGGAAGGGAAGGCACAGGCGCAGGCTGGGCTTCAGGGGTGAGTGTGAAATAA